Within Bdellovibrio bacteriovorus HD100, the genomic segment AATGACGGCCACAGTCGGGAATCTGGGCAGTGCGGTTTCTTCAGTCAGGGCGCGGCGTCTAGCTCCGGCATAACCCAAAAGCAACCATCCAGCGACAAAGAAAAGCAGAGTGGAAAGAATGAGATACGCAGTCAGAGGAACGGGTTGCAGCAGGTTCTTGCGAAGGGTTTCGTAAGTTTCAATCTGGTGCGGAACTTCCTTTACCTGCATCTGTGACAACACAAACTTTAGTCCAGCAACTGCCGTAGAAAGTTCCGGTTCTGAATCCAAAGCTTTGCGCAGAAGGCCAACAGCCAGGGGCTTGTTTCCAAGTTGAAATTCACTCAAAGCAAGATTGGTCAGAACCGTCGCGTTGTGCGGATCATTCTGCAGGGCTTTAGAGAAGCTTTCCTTCGCTTTAGCATAGTCTTTGGCGACATAAAACTGAGTTCCCTGCTTAAAAAGATCTGCAGAGGTCTCTGTTTGCGCCGCACCTAGAGAGGGCAAAATCAGAAAAAGAAAGAACACAGAGAGCAATTTCAAGTTCGACATAGCTCTCAAAGTTTACAGATAAAAGTCTCTTGATGTCTAGGGCGTGGCTTGTCTTAGTCCTGACCGAGGAGTAAACTAGACGGGCATTTCAAAAAACAATGGGTCCTGCTTAGATTAGGCCCCGCGAAAGGTATTATGAGTTCTCTTGTAGGTCATCAGATACAGCAATCCGATAAAATCAAATCCATGATTCAGGATCTTGTTGGCGAAGTTGGAAAACTAAACGCACAGATCACTGGCATTCGCGCTCCGATGGATGAATTTAAAGATTCTGGAAAACAAAAGATTGATCTTGCCGGTCAGTTCCGTGGTCGTCCTTTGCACTATCCGTACATGGGTACGGGCGCGGGCCGTGGTCCTTACGTGGAGCTTGAAGATGGCAGCGTGAAACTGGATTTGATCAACGGTATCGGTATTCACCTGATGGGCCACTCTCACCCACGTGTGATCGCAGCGGCAGTTCGTGGTTCTTTGGCGGACATCCTGACTCAAGGGAACTTGCAGCCGAACAACGAATACCGTCTGTTCACGGAAAAGATCGTCAAACTTGCCAGCAAAAAAAGCCGTATGAAATACGCGTGGATCGCAACCTGCGGCACCATGGCCAATGAAAACGCGTTGAAACTTTCGCGCCAGAAAAATTCCCCGGCTCGTTTTGTGATGGGCTTTAAGGACGCCTTCGCGGGTCGTTCCACCATGATGGCCGAAGTGACCGACAACCCGGCATACAAACAGGGCCTGCCAGAATATAACGAAGTTTTGCGCGTTCCTTTCTATGACAAGCGTGATCCAAAATCCGGCGAAAAAGCTTTGAACGTGATGAAAGAGCACGTGGCAAAACACGAAGGCAATATCTCTGTCTTTGGTTTTGAGCCGATGCTGGGTGAGGGCGGTTATCAGGCGGCTCCGCGTGAATTCTTCATCCCGCTTTTGGATTTCTGTAAATCCAAAAACATCGCAATCTGGGCGGACGAGGTTCAGACCTTCACACGCACAGGTGAATACTTTGCCTTTGAAACTTTGGACATCGGCCAGTATATCGACATCTGCACGATCGCAAAAACAGCGCAGGTGGGTGCGACTCTTTACACCGAAGAATACAATCCAAAACCAGGTTTGATTGCGGGCACATTCTCGGGCTCCACGCCGTCTTTGACAGCGGGTATGGAAATGCTGGACATGCTGGGCGAAGGTTTCCTGGGTCCTCAGGGTCGTATCAATCAAATTCACAGACGCTTCATCGACGGCATCAACCGTCTGAATGAAACATCCTGCAAAGGCATCGCTCAGGATGCGGGTGGTATGGGTCTGATGATTGCGTTCACTCCGCACGATGGCAAAAAAGAAAGCGTGAATGCCTTCCTGAATAAACTCTTCCAAAACGGCGTGATTGCTTTCCCTTGCGGTAAAGATCC encodes:
- a CDS encoding SH3-like domain-containing protein; protein product: MFFLFLILPSLGAAQTETSADLFKQGTQFYVAKDYAKAKESFSKALQNDPHNATVLTNLALSEFQLGNKPLAVGLLRKALDSEPELSTAVAGLKFVLSQMQVKEVPHQIETYETLRKNLLQPVPLTAYLILSTLLFFVAGWLLLGYAGARRRALTEETALPRFPTVAVILTLGFVIFTGLLGLKIYDLSVTRGTIIEEKVALQTAPGENQVSILDLYGGMEVVAHTTQGDWVQVTYPGSLTGWIKKSSLLLTR
- a CDS encoding aminotransferase class III-fold pyridoxal phosphate-dependent enzyme, encoding MSSLVGHQIQQSDKIKSMIQDLVGEVGKLNAQITGIRAPMDEFKDSGKQKIDLAGQFRGRPLHYPYMGTGAGRGPYVELEDGSVKLDLINGIGIHLMGHSHPRVIAAAVRGSLADILTQGNLQPNNEYRLFTEKIVKLASKKSRMKYAWIATCGTMANENALKLSRQKNSPARFVMGFKDAFAGRSTMMAEVTDNPAYKQGLPEYNEVLRVPFYDKRDPKSGEKALNVMKEHVAKHEGNISVFGFEPMLGEGGYQAAPREFFIPLLDFCKSKNIAIWADEVQTFTRTGEYFAFETLDIGQYIDICTIAKTAQVGATLYTEEYNPKPGLIAGTFSGSTPSLTAGMEMLDMLGEGFLGPQGRINQIHRRFIDGINRLNETSCKGIAQDAGGMGLMIAFTPHDGKKESVNAFLNKLFQNGVIAFPCGKDPVRARFLVPAIIEDADIDIALKAIEKTLLEGV